One Aphidius gifuensis isolate YNYX2018 linkage group LG5, ASM1490517v1, whole genome shotgun sequence genomic region harbors:
- the LOC122856822 gene encoding enolase-like, whose amino-acid sequence MPIEKIRARQILDSQGEPTIEVDLITDIGVLRSSVSSTYISDTNQTETQELRDNNENYYNGKSVLKAIDNINKIIGPELVKSRLEVCQQREIDMLMLRLDNDKTKLGSNAILCVSISCCKAGAIKKCVPLYKYIGQLADNNNYIIPVPIFSIISGGILSNNTLSFKDFMIMPIGAKTFNEAMEMGCKIYKIVENTIAELQEIKPPLGISCNGSFMPDLEDNNEAISIINDAIKSSGYDDKIKISIDISASDFTKDGQYDLSFKTDDSDPDDYIDSETLIEQYNELISEFPSIVSIEDPFDMEDWDSWPTLIEQSSIQIVANELTSMNYERIEETIDRQAANSLTIKLSQIGTITEIIDCYKLAKKNGLSIIVCAGYGETEDNFLSDFVIGLSAGQFKAGSPCRGERILKYNHIIRIEEELGKNCIYAGEMYRNPSKLYDNIDDDNNDDDNDNKTKIKKKKNKKKKK is encoded by the coding sequence atgccaattgaaaaaattcgtGCACGTCAAATATTAGATTCACAAGGTGAACCAACAATTGAAGTTGATTTAATAACAGATATTGGTGTTTTACGTTCATCAGTATCATCAACATATATATCAGATACAAATCAAACTGAAACACAAGAATTacgtgataataatgaaaattattacaatggTAAATCAGTATTAAAagcaattgataatataaataaaataattggtcCAGAATTAGTTAAAAGTCGTCTTGAAGTATGTCAACAACGTGAAATTGATATGTTAATGTTACgacttgataatgataaaacaaagCTTGGATCAAATGCAATATTATGTGTATCAATATCATGCTGTAAAGCTggtgcaataaaaaaatgtgtaccattgtataaatatattggacaacttgctgataataataattacataatacCAGTACCAATATTTAGTATAATAAGCGGtggtatattatcaaataatacattGTCATTTAAAGATTTTATGATAATGCCAATTGGTGCTAAAACATTTAATGAGGCTATGGAAATGggttgtaaaatatataaaattgttgaaaatacaaTTGCTGAATTACAAGAAATAAAACCACCATTAGGTATAAGTTGTAATGGTAGTTTTATGCCAGATTTAGAAGATAATAATGAAGCAATTAGTATTATAAATGATGCTATTAAATCATCTggttatgatgataaaattaaaatatcaattgacatATCAGCAAGTGATTTTACAAAAGATGGACAAtatgatttatcatttaaaacagATGATTCAGATCCAGATGATTATATTGATTCAGAAACATTAATTGAACAGTATAATGAATTGATAAGTGAATTTCCATCAATTGTATCAATTGAGGATCCATTTGACATGGAAGATTGGGACAGTTGGCCAACACTCATTGAACAATCATCAATACAAATTGTTGCTAATGAATTAACATCAATGAATTATGAAAGAATTGAAGAAACTATTGATAGACAAGCAGCTAATTCattaactattaaattatcacaaaTTGGCACAATAACAGAAATAAttgattgttataaattagctaaaaaaaatggtttatcaataattgtttgtGCTGGTTATGGTGAAACTgaggataattttttatctgatttTGTTATTGGTTTATCTGCTGGACAATTTAAAGCTGGATCACCATGTAGAGGtgaaagaatattaaaatataatcatattaTTAGAATTGAAGAAGAACTtggtaaaaattgtatttatgcTGGTGAAATGTATAGAAATCcatcaaaattatatgataatattgatgatgataataatgatgatgataatgacaataaaacaaagattaaaaagaaaaaaaataaaaagaaaaaaaaataa